The Theropithecus gelada isolate Dixy chromosome X, Tgel_1.0, whole genome shotgun sequence genome includes a window with the following:
- the ZNF449 gene encoding zinc finger protein 449, with protein MAVALGCAIQASLNQGSVFQEYDTDCEVFRQRFRQFQYREAAGPHEAFNKLWELCCQWLKPKMRSKEQILELLVLEQFLTILPTEIETWVREHCPENRERVVSLIEDLQRELEIPEQQVDMHDMLLEELAPVGTAHIPPTMHLEAPALQVMGPAQEAPVAEAWIPQAGPQELNYGATGECQPFLDPGYPLPKLDMNFSLENREEAWVKELQDSKEMKQLLDSKIGFEIGIENEEDTSKQKKMETMYPFIVTLEGNALQGPILQKDYVQLENQWEPPPEDLQTDLAKLVDQQNPTLGETPENSNLEEPLNPKPHKKKSPGEKPHRCPQCGKCFARKSQLTGHQRIHSGEEPHKCPECGKRFLRSSDLYRHQRLHTGERPYECTVCKKRFTRRSHLIGHQRTHSEEETYKCLECGKSFCHGSSLKRHLKTHTGEKPHRCHNCGKSFSRLTALTLHQRTHTEERPFKCNYCGKSFRQRPSLVIHLRIHTGEKPYKCTHCSKSFRQRAGLIMHQVTHFRGLI; from the exons ATGGCTGTGGCCCTGGGTTGTGCAATCCAGGCATCCTTGAATCAAGGCTCTGTGTTTCAAGAGTATGATACTGACTGTGAAGTTTTCCGTCAGCGCTTCAGGCAGTTCCAGTACAGAGAAGCAGCTGGGCCTCATGAAGCATTTAACAAGCTCTGGGAGCTTTGCTGTCAATGGCTGAAGCCAAAGATGCGCTCTAAGGAACAAATCCTGGAGCTGCTAGTGTTGGAGCAATTCCTAACTATCCTGCCCACAGAGATAGAGACCTGGGTGAGGGAGCACTGCCCAGAGAATAGAGAAAGAGTTGTGTCACTGATAGAAGACTTGCAGAGAGAACTTGAGATACCAGAGCAGCAG GTTGATATGCATGACATGCTCTTGGAAGAACTGGCACCAGTGGGAACAGCACACATACCACCAACCATGCACCTAGAGGCACCTGCACTCCAGGTAATGGGACCTGCCCAGGAGGCCCCAGTAGCAGAGGCGTGGATCCCACAGGCAGGGCCACAGGAGCTGAACTATGGTGCTACTGGAGAATGTCAGCCCTTTCTGGACCCTG GATATCCATTACCGAAACTTGACATGAACTTCTCATTGGAGAATAGAGAAGAGGCATGGGTGAAGGAATTACAGGAttctaaagaaatgaaacaattaCTTGATTCCAAGATAG gTTTTGAGATTGggatagaaaatgaagaagatacttcaaaacagaaaaaaatggagactATGTATCCATTTATTGTCACTTTAGAGGGGAATGCTCTCCAGGGTCCCATTTTGCAAAAAGACTATGTACAGTTAGAAAATCAATGGGAACCCCCCCCAGAGGATTTACAGACAGATTTAGCAAAACTGGTAGATCAGCAGAACCCCACTCTGGGAGAGACACCTGAGAACTCCAACTTGGAAGAACCTCTCAACCCCAAACCCCATAAGAAAAAGAGTCCAGGAGAGAAACCTCACCGATGTCCTCAGTGTGGAAAATGTTTTGCTCGAAAGTCACAACTTACTGGGCATCAGAGAATTCATTCAGGAGAAGAACCTCACAAATGCCCTGAATGTGGGAAAAGATTCCTTCGTAGTTCAGATCTTTATAGACACCAACGACTTCATACAGGGGAGAGACCCTATGAATGCACTGTATGTAAAAAGCGATTCACTCGGCGATCACATCTTATAGGGCACCAGAGAACCCATTCTGAAGAAGAAACATATAAATGTCTTGAGTGTGGGAAAAGTTTTTGTCATGGATCAAGTCTTAAAAGACATCTGAAAACTCATACAGGTGAAAAACCTCATAGATGTCATAATTGTGGGAAAAGTTTTAGTCGACTGACAGCTCTTACTTTGCACCAGAGAACCCATACTGAAGAGAGACCTTTTAAGTGTAATTATTGTGGGAAAAGTTTTAGACAGAGACCAAGCCTCGTTATTCATTTAAGAATCCACACAGGGGAGAAGCCGTACAAGTGTACTCATTGTTCTAAAAGCTTCAGACAGAGAGCTGGCCTTATTATGCACCAGGTCACTCACTTTAGAGGACTTATTTAA